A section of the Chryseobacterium scophthalmum genome encodes:
- a CDS encoding lysozyme inhibitor LprI family protein, with amino-acid sequence MKNTLTLIIVFLSVLVFSQSKNQQENVIDIEESKCFDKQDISNAEIRKCTIKARDSWDKELNKFYNLLASKLPKDAFEILKASQKEWIIYRDKEFKFITKFYYEVKEGTIWYNIAENKKKEIVRNRALELQMYFQNLDY; translated from the coding sequence ATGAAAAATACACTTACCCTAATTATTGTTTTTCTTTCTGTTTTGGTATTTTCTCAGAGTAAAAATCAGCAAGAAAACGTCATTGATATTGAAGAGTCAAAATGTTTTGACAAACAAGATATTTCAAATGCTGAAATACGAAAATGTACTATAAAAGCAAGAGATTCTTGGGATAAAGAGCTGAATAAATTTTACAATCTTCTCGCATCTAAACTTCCAAAAGACGCTTTTGAAATACTGAAAGCTTCTCAAAAAGAATGGATTATTTATCGAGACAAAGAATTTAAATTCATTACTAAATTTTACTATGAAGTAAAAGAAGGAACAATTTGGTATAATATTGCTGAAAATAAGAAAAAGGAAATCGTGAGAAATAGGGCTTTGGAATTACAAATGTACTTTCAGAATTTAGATTATTAA
- a CDS encoding DUF2695 domain-containing protein has protein sequence MPDKIEKARRKQIKRELQEKARIKFEQSLPTSRELFQNLFDFLDEVLEKNTCDDSLKLTKQFLESQNIQNREEVENWLKENGGFCDCEVLYNVEELFEE, from the coding sequence ATGCCCGACAAAATAGAAAAAGCAAGACGCAAACAAATCAAAAGAGAATTACAGGAAAAAGCACGAATTAAATTCGAACAAAGCCTTCCGACTTCCCGTGAGCTTTTTCAAAATTTATTTGATTTCTTGGATGAAGTGCTTGAGAAAAATACCTGTGATGACAGTCTAAAGTTGACGAAGCAATTTCTAGAATCCCAAAACATTCAGAATAGAGAAGAAGTTGAAAACTGGTTAAAAGAAAATGGTGGTTTTTGCGACTGTGAAGTGCTTTATAATGTCGAGGAACTCTTTGAAGAATAA
- a CDS encoding TlpA family protein disulfide reductase produces the protein MKKIISIVLLLFNIAQLCAQVPDLEKAKRKYFQANVISYKTTAYYLNPETDATSVFSVLYTVYKPQNKDFEFYSKNETSEEFYKNNFYYEVNHAEKTIYEYENKENQNAAITFSRLRQFGPTTLLKQKWSFIDETQIDGKIQSHYSNIESINHYEGKEIKVEFHIYISGNFTISKFERKSFVDGKLGQTVTYLFSNYIFLDKTTNFKVLLPKDYALKYYERQDSLQPLAKNTVVQPFEAIDINGQQFSFNPKKEKQTLLLFSSTNCGYSKMISDYILSSGFKLNTQTELINIFGSDSKAHVKKYFVNKEVKFPVISDRKNLEKQFGINGYPILYLINENGIIIETLDGSSQVLPFLKTLTGK, from the coding sequence ATGAAGAAGATTATAAGCATTGTTTTATTGCTGTTTAACATCGCTCAACTTTGCGCACAAGTTCCCGATTTAGAAAAAGCAAAACGCAAATATTTCCAAGCCAATGTAATCAGCTATAAAACCACCGCTTATTATCTTAATCCTGAAACGGATGCAACTTCTGTTTTCAGTGTTTTATACACAGTTTATAAACCTCAAAATAAAGATTTCGAATTCTACAGCAAGAACGAAACTTCGGAGGAATTCTACAAAAACAATTTTTATTACGAAGTCAATCACGCCGAAAAAACCATTTACGAATACGAAAATAAAGAAAATCAAAACGCTGCAATTACATTTTCCCGACTCAGACAATTTGGACCAACCACATTGCTAAAACAGAAATGGAGCTTTATTGATGAAACTCAAATCGACGGGAAAATTCAAAGTCATTATTCAAACATAGAAAGCATTAATCATTACGAAGGAAAAGAAATAAAAGTCGAATTTCACATTTACATTTCGGGAAATTTCACAATCAGCAAGTTTGAAAGAAAAAGTTTTGTAGATGGAAAATTGGGACAAACTGTAACTTATTTATTTAGTAATTATATTTTCCTTGATAAGACGACCAATTTTAAAGTTCTTCTTCCAAAAGATTATGCTTTAAAATATTACGAAAGACAAGATTCTTTACAGCCTTTAGCAAAAAATACTGTAGTTCAGCCTTTTGAAGCAATTGATATTAATGGTCAACAATTTTCTTTTAATCCAAAAAAAGAAAAGCAAACTCTTCTACTCTTTTCTTCGACCAATTGTGGTTATTCAAAAATGATTTCAGATTATATTCTGAGCTCAGGTTTTAAATTAAATACTCAAACGGAATTGATCAATATTTTTGGTTCTGATTCTAAAGCACATGTCAAAAAATATTTCGTTAATAAAGAAGTGAAATTTCCTGTAATTTCCGACCGAAAAAATCTTGAAAAACAGTTTGGAATTAATGGTTATCCCATTCTTTATTTAATTAATGAAAACGGAATTATTATCGAAACATTGGATGGTTCATCACAAGTTTTACCATTTTTAAAAACTTTAACTGGCAAATAA
- a CDS encoding metallophosphoesterase family protein: MKIAFLADVHFQDLYGEFSDSNFKGIENPKTGKKTILRTMDSQLHSTRIFNENYFAFLAALDDIAKRNIKIVALPGDYTDDGQAYNLRGLKKVLEEYQKKYKMRFFITTGNHDPVGPFLKQGGKSDFMDENGVELSIVSNEKLIKNKDQRTVVTKDIAMSGYLEILNEMKNFGCAASEKDLFWQTPFSTVPYQQFNFKNALKDSKYSNRMYEVSPGFLVPDLSYVVEPIKGIWLMAIDGNTYIPKNSNGDLKDENNFQGASIGYNTILTNKKHLFSWVEKVVNEAKKHNKTLIAFTHYPILDFNDNAIEEIKKLLGKDKWQMDRVPQDEVAELLVKAGLKLHFAGHMHINDTGIKKFDDGKILVNIQVPSLAAYIPGYKILTVNSEDKFEVETVSIKNVPRFNELFPLYEKEFDNLKTKNLKEIWNKNILKTKNYQDFTLFHLKELVRLRFIPSDWPKDFIEKASKLSGKDLLELSSGNQKISNKIKNKFAKWNFEDALLNLYQLQSADELAKKDIPKKRLSQYKFLEQNFENLKTDDEFLNQLKTFFKILEKLSSGDASDHFKIDFQKGEIVNLK; the protein is encoded by the coding sequence TTGAAAATTGCTTTTTTAGCAGATGTACATTTTCAGGATCTGTATGGTGAATTTTCAGATTCAAATTTTAAAGGAATTGAAAATCCAAAAACGGGTAAGAAAACCATTCTCAGGACGATGGATTCTCAACTGCATTCTACAAGGATCTTTAATGAAAACTATTTTGCTTTTCTCGCTGCGTTGGATGATATCGCTAAAAGAAATATTAAGATCGTAGCGCTTCCAGGAGATTATACGGATGACGGACAAGCTTACAATCTTCGTGGTTTAAAGAAAGTTTTAGAAGAATATCAGAAAAAATATAAGATGCGGTTTTTCATCACAACGGGTAATCATGATCCGGTTGGTCCGTTTCTGAAACAAGGAGGGAAATCTGATTTTATGGATGAAAATGGTGTAGAACTTTCAATTGTGAGCAATGAAAAATTGATTAAAAACAAAGATCAAAGAACTGTTGTTACGAAAGATATTGCAATGTCGGGATATCTGGAAATTTTGAATGAGATGAAAAACTTTGGTTGTGCTGCTTCGGAAAAAGATCTTTTTTGGCAGACCCCTTTCAGTACAGTTCCTTATCAACAATTTAATTTTAAAAATGCTTTAAAAGACTCTAAATATTCTAACAGAATGTATGAGGTGAGTCCTGGTTTTTTGGTTCCTGATCTTTCTTATGTTGTTGAACCTATCAAAGGAATTTGGTTAATGGCAATTGATGGAAATACCTATATTCCCAAAAATAGCAATGGAGATCTGAAAGATGAAAATAATTTTCAAGGTGCTTCCATCGGCTACAATACTATTTTAACCAATAAAAAGCATTTATTTTCCTGGGTTGAAAAAGTGGTAAATGAAGCCAAAAAACACAACAAAACATTGATTGCTTTTACTCATTATCCGATTTTAGATTTTAATGATAATGCAATCGAAGAAATAAAAAAGCTTTTAGGAAAAGATAAATGGCAAATGGATAGAGTTCCACAGGATGAGGTTGCAGAATTGTTGGTAAAAGCCGGTTTGAAATTACATTTTGCAGGACATATGCACATCAATGATACCGGAATTAAAAAATTTGATGATGGAAAAATATTGGTCAATATTCAGGTTCCTTCTTTAGCTGCGTATATTCCTGGGTATAAAATTCTCACGGTTAATTCTGAGGATAAATTTGAGGTAGAAACGGTATCAATTAAAAATGTTCCAAGATTCAATGAGCTATTTCCGCTTTATGAAAAGGAGTTTGATAATTTAAAAACTAAGAACTTAAAGGAGATTTGGAATAAAAATATTTTAAAGACAAAAAATTATCAGGATTTTACATTGTTTCATCTGAAAGAGTTGGTGAGACTTCGTTTTATACCTTCCGACTGGCCGAAAGATTTTATTGAAAAAGCTTCAAAACTTTCAGGTAAAGATTTGCTGGAATTAAGTTCAGGAAACCAAAAAATATCCAACAAAATCAAAAATAAATTTGCAAAATGGAACTTTGAAGATGCACTTTTAAATCTTTATCAACTACAATCTGCAGATGAATTGGCAAAAAAAGATATTCCTAAAAAAAGGCTTTCTCAGTATAAATTTTTAGAACAAAATTTTGAAAATTTAAAAACAGATGATGAGTTTTTAAATCAGTTAAAAACTTTCTTTAAAATTTTAGAAAAACTATCTTCGGGAGATGCTTCAGACCATTTTAAGATTGATTTTCAGAAAGGTGAAATTGTGAATTTGAAATGA
- a CDS encoding bifunctional GNAT family N-acetyltransferase/carbon-nitrogen hydrolase family protein: protein MQIETRTLKVDDYEELVETMRRAYPQMSEYVWSKKSIAKLNKIFEAGQICITVDGKIAAVALSIIVNYDEFGDDHTYSDITGNYSFNTHISTGNVLYGIEIFVDPEYRKLRLGRRLYDARKELCELLNLKSIILGGRIPHYHKYSNEISPREYIRRVRDKEIYDPVLSFQLSNNFLPIKVLKKYLPEDEASHENAVLLQWNNIYYSKKPNTMQDSVIRLGLVQWQMRQFKDIHAFYEQVEFFVNVMGDYKSDFVLFPELFNTPLLAPFNNLSERDSMIELAKITEEIKAKISELAISYNVNIISGSMPIFENNDLYNVSYLLHRDGRIDEYRKIHITPNERKYYGMKGGNEIKAFDTDCGKIGLVICYDVEFPELPRILADQGMKILFVPYLTDTQNAYMRVRHCAAARAIENECYVAIAGCVGNLPGVNNMDIQFGQAAVFTPSDFAFPSNAVKGEATPNTEMTLIVDVDLNLLKDLHYNGSVQILKDRRSDLYETYLK, encoded by the coding sequence ATGCAGATAGAAACACGTACCCTGAAAGTAGATGATTATGAAGAGCTGGTAGAAACCATGCGCAGAGCGTATCCTCAAATGTCAGAATACGTCTGGTCAAAAAAAAGCATTGCCAAGCTGAATAAAATTTTTGAAGCCGGGCAAATCTGCATCACCGTAGATGGGAAAATTGCGGCTGTTGCATTGTCTATTATTGTCAATTATGATGAATTTGGGGATGATCATACGTATAGTGATATCACCGGAAATTATTCTTTCAATACCCATATTTCAACCGGAAATGTATTATACGGGATCGAAATTTTTGTTGATCCTGAATATCGAAAATTAAGATTGGGAAGAAGATTATACGATGCCCGAAAAGAACTTTGTGAATTGTTAAACCTTAAATCCATTATTTTGGGTGGAAGAATTCCGCATTATCATAAGTATAGCAACGAGATCTCGCCTAGAGAATATATTAGAAGAGTAAGAGACAAAGAGATCTATGATCCTGTTCTTTCTTTCCAGCTTTCAAATAATTTTTTACCGATAAAAGTGTTGAAAAAATATCTTCCGGAAGATGAAGCTTCTCATGAAAATGCCGTTTTACTTCAATGGAATAATATTTATTATAGCAAAAAACCAAACACAATGCAGGACAGCGTTATTCGTTTGGGATTGGTGCAGTGGCAAATGAGGCAGTTTAAAGATATTCATGCATTTTATGAACAGGTGGAGTTTTTTGTGAATGTGATGGGAGATTACAAATCAGATTTTGTGCTTTTCCCGGAATTGTTCAATACGCCTTTGTTGGCTCCGTTCAACAATCTTTCTGAGCGCGACAGTATGATTGAACTGGCAAAAATTACTGAAGAAATTAAAGCAAAGATTTCAGAATTAGCAATCAGTTATAACGTGAATATTATTTCCGGAAGTATGCCGATTTTTGAAAACAATGATCTGTACAACGTAAGTTATCTACTTCACCGTGACGGTAGAATTGATGAATACAGAAAAATTCATATCACTCCAAATGAAAGAAAGTATTACGGAATGAAAGGCGGAAATGAGATCAAAGCTTTTGATACCGATTGTGGAAAAATCGGCCTGGTCATTTGTTATGATGTGGAATTCCCAGAATTACCAAGGATTCTTGCCGACCAAGGAATGAAAATCTTATTCGTTCCTTATCTTACCGATACTCAAAACGCTTACATGAGAGTTCGTCATTGCGCAGCAGCAAGAGCGATTGAAAACGAATGTTATGTCGCAATTGCAGGTTGTGTTGGAAATTTACCTGGTGTAAATAATATGGATATTCAGTTTGGTCAGGCTGCGGTTTTTACTCCGTCAGATTTTGCATTTCCTTCAAATGCGGTGAAAGGTGAGGCAACTCCGAATACAGAAATGACGTTGATCGTAGATGTCGATTTAAATTTATTAAAAGATCTGCACTACAATGGTTCGGTTCAAATTCTGAAAGATAGAAGATCAGATCTGTATGAAACGTATTTGAAATGA
- a CDS encoding alkaline phosphatase encodes MYLNLKKIVFFFILTFTTTVYAQTVKVHSHNDYEQKVPFWYALGSGVSSIEADVFLVNNQLYVSHEEKDIQKSRTFESLYLEPINKALEMNMINQESLQILIDSKTDAKTTLDQIVRSIQKYPRITAQNKVKFVISGNQPKPEEYTSYPDFIFFDYQKLENLTTDQWKKVALVSLSFPQYSKWNGKGGLTEDDLPKVTEVIKKAKSFRKPFRFWAIPDGKTSWEFFAHNGVDFINTDHPKECVEYINSLEKRTFKNTMFSEVYQPKFAYLKKNVPVKNVILLIGDGNGLSQISSSVLANKGQLTLTQLKNIGLIKTTSTDNFTTDSAAGATAFATGKKTKNRFIGVDSDGKLIPNMTEILSKKGFSTGIITTDEIVGATPSAFYAHQKDRGMEKEIAYDLTQSKLTFFAAGGKSKVSGLSNFEIANNTEEVRKSKANNLAFYLSENGVPQVLKGRGNLLAETVDNGLEFLKSKKKPFFMMVEGAQIDSGGHSNNVGTIVTEGIDFDRAITKAIQFADQNPGTLVVITADHETGGFSIPHGDMKTSTIEGDFTTDDHSATLIPVFSYGSGSENFTGVYENNEVFHKILKSLQLK; translated from the coding sequence ATGTATTTAAATCTAAAAAAAATCGTCTTTTTTTTCATTCTGACTTTTACGACAACAGTTTATGCACAAACTGTAAAAGTTCATTCACATAATGATTACGAACAGAAAGTTCCATTTTGGTACGCTTTAGGATCGGGAGTGAGCTCAATTGAAGCTGATGTTTTTCTGGTGAATAATCAATTGTATGTTTCACATGAGGAGAAAGATATTCAGAAATCAAGAACGTTTGAAAGTCTTTATTTAGAACCTATCAATAAAGCTTTAGAAATGAATATGATCAATCAGGAATCTCTTCAGATTTTAATTGATAGTAAAACTGACGCGAAAACAACTTTAGATCAAATTGTAAGATCAATTCAAAAATATCCCAGAATTACGGCTCAGAATAAAGTGAAATTTGTGATTTCTGGGAATCAGCCAAAACCGGAAGAATATACTTCGTATCCTGATTTTATTTTTTTTGATTATCAAAAATTAGAAAATTTGACAACTGATCAATGGAAGAAAGTTGCTTTGGTAAGTTTAAGTTTTCCGCAATATTCTAAATGGAATGGAAAAGGTGGCTTAACAGAAGATGATTTACCAAAAGTAACTGAAGTTATTAAAAAAGCAAAATCATTTAGGAAACCATTCAGATTCTGGGCAATTCCTGATGGGAAGACTTCTTGGGAATTTTTCGCACACAACGGAGTTGATTTTATTAATACAGATCATCCAAAAGAATGTGTAGAGTATATCAATTCTTTAGAGAAAAGAACTTTTAAAAACACTATGTTTTCAGAAGTTTATCAGCCTAAGTTTGCTTATCTGAAGAAAAATGTTCCGGTAAAAAATGTGATCTTATTGATTGGTGACGGAAATGGTTTGTCGCAAATTTCGTCATCCGTTTTAGCCAATAAAGGTCAGTTAACATTAACTCAGCTTAAAAATATTGGTTTAATTAAAACGACTTCGACGGATAATTTTACTACCGATTCTGCAGCGGGAGCGACAGCTTTTGCTACGGGAAAGAAAACGAAAAATAGATTTATCGGGGTAGATTCAGACGGAAAATTAATTCCAAATATGACAGAAATTCTTTCTAAAAAAGGTTTTAGTACAGGAATTATTACCACCGATGAAATTGTTGGGGCAACACCTTCTGCATTTTATGCTCATCAAAAAGATCGTGGCATGGAAAAGGAAATTGCATACGATTTAACTCAGTCGAAACTTACATTCTTTGCTGCCGGAGGTAAATCTAAAGTTTCAGGTCTGAGTAATTTTGAAATTGCAAATAATACCGAAGAAGTAAGGAAGAGCAAAGCCAATAATTTAGCCTTTTATCTTTCTGAAAACGGAGTTCCCCAAGTTTTAAAAGGTCGTGGAAATCTTCTGGCAGAAACTGTAGACAACGGCTTGGAATTTTTAAAAAGCAAGAAAAAGCCATTCTTTATGATGGTAGAAGGAGCTCAAATAGACAGCGGAGGTCACAGTAATAATGTTGGAACGATTGTTACGGAAGGAATCGATTTCGATAGAGCGATTACCAAAGCCATTCAGTTTGCCGATCAAAATCCCGGAACTCTGGTGGTAATTACTGCAGATCATGAAACAGGCGGTTTTAGTATTCCCCATGGAGACATGAAAACGAGTACAATTGAAGGAGATTTTACAACAGATGATCATTCGGCAACATTGATTCCGGTATTTTCTTACGGCTCAGGTTCTGAAAACTTTACAGGAGTGTATGAGAATAATGAAGTTTTTCATAAGATTTTAAAATCTTTACAATTAAAATAA